From Vibrio aerogenes, a single genomic window includes:
- a CDS encoding Grx4 family monothiol glutaredoxin: METIDKIKQQITENPILLYMKGSPKLPSCGFSSQASQALIACGEKFAYVDILQNPDIRTELPVYAQWPTFPQLWVEGELIGGCDIILEMYQKGELQPLIKEAAVRAGTHEEK, from the coding sequence ATGGAAACAATTGACAAGATTAAGCAACAGATTACTGAAAATCCGATTCTGCTTTACATGAAAGGTTCCCCTAAGTTACCGAGTTGTGGTTTTTCATCACAGGCCTCACAAGCGTTAATCGCTTGTGGAGAAAAATTCGCTTATGTTGATATTCTTCAGAATCCGGATATCAGAACCGAGTTGCCGGTATACGCTCAGTGGCCGACATTTCCTCAGCTTTGGGTTGAAGGTGAACTGATTGGAGGGTGCGATATCATTCTGGAAATGTATCAGAAAGGTGAGCTGCAGCCTTTAATTAAGGAAGCTGCTGTCCGTGCTGGTACACATGAAGAAAAATAA